The Streptomyces camelliae genome window below encodes:
- the aroH gene encoding chorismate mutase, with protein MAVRAVRGAVQLERDEAGHMDEQVGTLLTAVLERNGLTADDLISIWFTATPDLHSDFPAAAARKLGIVDVPLICAQELDIEGAMPRVVRILAHIESDRPRADINHVYLGAAAALRKDIAQ; from the coding sequence GTGGCGGTACGAGCGGTCCGTGGGGCCGTCCAACTGGAGCGGGACGAGGCCGGGCACATGGACGAGCAGGTCGGAACCCTGCTCACCGCCGTCCTGGAGCGCAACGGACTGACCGCCGACGACCTCATCAGCATCTGGTTCACGGCCACCCCCGACCTGCACAGCGACTTCCCGGCCGCCGCCGCCCGCAAGCTCGGCATCGTGGACGTCCCGCTGATCTGCGCCCAGGAACTCGACATCGAGGGCGCCATGCCCCGGGTCGTACGGATCCTCGCCCACATCGAGTCCGACAGGCCCCGCGCCGACATCAACCACGTCTACCTCGGCGCCGCGGCCGCCCTGCGCAAGGACATCGCCCAGTGA
- the cmk gene encoding (d)CMP kinase, with amino-acid sequence MENGAAPTAKPVIVAIDGPSGTGKSSTSKAVAAQLGLSYLDTGAQYRAITWWMVTNGIDLEDPTAVAAVAGKPEIVSGTDPDKPTITVDGVDVAGPIRTQEVTSKVSAVSAVPEVRALITELQRSIAAGAEHGIVVEGRDIGTTVLPDADVKIFLTASPEARAARRNGELKGADINATREALIKRDTADSSRTTSPLAKADDAVEVDTTELTLAQVIECVVTLVEEKRAGK; translated from the coding sequence GTGGAAAACGGCGCCGCCCCGACCGCCAAGCCCGTGATCGTCGCGATCGACGGCCCCTCCGGTACGGGCAAGTCGAGCACGTCGAAGGCCGTGGCCGCGCAGCTCGGCCTGAGCTACCTGGACACCGGCGCCCAGTACCGGGCGATCACCTGGTGGATGGTGACCAACGGCATCGACCTGGAGGACCCGACCGCCGTCGCCGCCGTCGCGGGCAAGCCGGAGATCGTCTCCGGCACCGACCCCGACAAGCCGACCATCACGGTCGACGGCGTGGACGTGGCCGGCCCGATCCGCACCCAGGAGGTCACCTCCAAGGTCAGCGCGGTCAGCGCGGTGCCCGAGGTGCGCGCGCTGATCACCGAGCTGCAGCGCTCGATCGCCGCCGGCGCGGAGCACGGCATCGTGGTCGAGGGCCGGGACATCGGTACGACCGTCCTGCCGGACGCCGACGTGAAGATCTTCCTCACCGCCTCCCCGGAGGCCCGCGCGGCCCGCCGCAACGGCGAGCTGAAGGGCGCCGACATCAACGCCACCCGCGAGGCCCTGATCAAGCGGGACACGGCCGACTCCTCCCGCACGACCTCGCCGCTCGCCAAGGCGGACGACGCGGTCGAGGTGGACACCACCGAGCTCACCCTCGCCCAGGTCATCGAGTGCGTCGTCACCCTGGTCGAGGAGAAGCGGGCGGGGAAGTGA
- a CDS encoding Rieske (2Fe-2S) protein codes for MAEDVKRRAVLVTGAAVALAVPVTACGSGNKSGGSVKSPSSAESGNTVSGSGVKTAGTGKDLGKTSDIPEGGGKVFKDQKVVVTQPSKGNFKAFSAICTHLGCTVNRVADGTIDCPCHGSKFHIADGTVAHGPAKRPLPGKAIKVQGNSIKLA; via the coding sequence ATGGCCGAGGACGTGAAGCGGCGGGCGGTTCTGGTGACGGGCGCGGCGGTGGCACTCGCCGTACCCGTGACGGCGTGCGGGAGCGGCAACAAGAGCGGCGGCAGCGTCAAGAGCCCCAGCAGCGCAGAGAGTGGAAACACGGTGAGCGGAAGCGGCGTCAAGACCGCCGGCACCGGAAAGGACCTGGGCAAGACGAGCGACATCCCGGAGGGCGGCGGCAAGGTCTTCAAGGATCAGAAGGTCGTCGTCACGCAGCCCTCCAAGGGCAACTTCAAGGCCTTCTCGGCGATCTGCACCCACCTGGGCTGCACGGTGAACAGGGTCGCGGACGGCACGATCGACTGCCCGTGTCACGGCAGCAAGTTCCACATCGCCGACGGCACGGTGGCGCACGGCCCGGCGAAACGGCCACTGCCCGGGAAGGCGATCAAGGTGCAGGGAAATTCGATCAAACTCGCGTGA
- a CDS encoding nucleotidyltransferase domain-containing protein, translating into MEPEALVRDHTIYACVMGSRAFGLATDASDTDRRGVFLAPTPLFWRFEKPPAHVEGPGEEEFSWELERFCELALRGNPNILECLHSPLVEHMDDTGRELLSLRDAFLSRKVYDTFTGYAVGQRRKLDADVRRTGAPRWKHAMHLLRLLMTARDLLRTGELRIDVGDRREWLLAVKRGEVAWAEIESRMARLAAQAEQALHRTPLPAEPDHARVAGFLFRVRRDSAVQPHTDHEVVQGVVRGGRVGEG; encoded by the coding sequence ATGGAGCCCGAAGCCCTGGTGCGCGACCACACGATCTACGCCTGTGTCATGGGGTCCCGGGCGTTCGGCCTGGCCACGGACGCGAGCGACACCGACCGGCGGGGCGTGTTCCTCGCCCCCACTCCCCTGTTCTGGCGGTTCGAGAAGCCGCCGGCGCATGTGGAGGGGCCGGGCGAGGAGGAGTTCTCCTGGGAGCTGGAGCGGTTCTGCGAGCTGGCGCTGCGCGGCAATCCGAACATCCTGGAATGCCTGCACTCGCCGCTGGTGGAGCACATGGACGACACCGGCCGGGAGCTGCTGTCCCTGCGCGACGCCTTCCTCTCCCGGAAGGTCTACGACACCTTCACCGGCTACGCCGTCGGCCAGCGCCGCAAGCTGGACGCCGACGTACGCAGGACCGGCGCCCCGCGCTGGAAGCACGCCATGCATCTGCTGCGCCTGCTGATGACCGCCCGCGATCTGCTGCGCACCGGCGAGCTACGGATCGACGTCGGCGACCGGCGCGAGTGGCTGCTGGCGGTGAAGCGGGGCGAGGTCGCCTGGGCGGAGATCGAGTCCCGCATGGCCCGGCTGGCGGCACAGGCGGAGCAGGCCCTGCACCGCACCCCGCTGCCGGCGGAGCCGGACCACGCGCGCGTGGCGGGTTTTCTGTTCCGGGTGCGCCGGGACTCAGCCGTGCAGCCGCACACGGACCACGAAGTCGTGCAGGGCGTCGTACGCGGTGGGCGCGTCGGGGAGGGCTGA
- a CDS encoding prephenate dehydrogenase: MRTALVIGTGLIGTSAALALVQRGVTVHLADHDPQQARTAAALGAGTDEAPDGPVDLALVAAPPALVAGVLADAMRRGVARGYLDVASVKGGPRRELEALGLDLSAYLGTHPMSGREKSGPLAATGDLFEGRPWVLTPTRDTDTEVLNLALELVSHCRAVPVVMDADAHDRAVALVSHMPHLVSSMVAARLEHAEEAAVRLCGQGIRDVTRIAASDPRMWIDILSANPGPVADLLSDVAADLDETVRALRALQSADETERHKGTAGIEDMLRRGNAGQVRVPGKHGSAPRVYETVVVLIDDQPGQLARIFADAGRAGVNIEDVRIEHATGQQAGLVQLSVEPKAAAVLKEALRERGWALRQ, translated from the coding sequence GTGAGAACCGCACTCGTCATCGGCACCGGCCTCATCGGCACCTCCGCCGCCCTGGCCCTCGTCCAGCGCGGCGTCACCGTCCACCTCGCCGACCACGACCCCCAGCAGGCCCGTACGGCGGCCGCGCTGGGCGCCGGCACCGACGAGGCCCCCGACGGACCGGTCGACCTCGCGCTCGTGGCCGCCCCGCCCGCGCTCGTGGCCGGCGTGCTCGCCGACGCCATGCGCCGGGGCGTGGCCCGCGGCTACCTGGACGTGGCCAGCGTCAAGGGCGGCCCGCGCCGCGAGCTGGAGGCGCTCGGCCTGGACCTGTCGGCGTACCTCGGCACCCACCCCATGTCCGGCCGGGAGAAGTCCGGCCCGCTGGCCGCGACCGGTGACCTCTTCGAGGGCCGTCCCTGGGTGCTGACCCCGACCCGGGACACCGACACCGAGGTGCTGAACCTCGCTCTGGAGCTGGTCTCGCACTGCCGGGCCGTACCGGTCGTCATGGACGCCGACGCCCACGACCGCGCCGTGGCCCTCGTCTCCCACATGCCTCACCTGGTGTCCAGCATGGTCGCCGCGCGCCTGGAACACGCCGAGGAGGCCGCCGTACGGCTGTGCGGGCAGGGCATCCGGGACGTGACCCGGATCGCCGCCTCCGACCCGCGCATGTGGATCGACATCCTGTCCGCGAACCCCGGTCCGGTCGCCGACCTGCTCTCCGACGTCGCCGCCGACCTGGACGAGACCGTACGGGCCCTGCGCGCCCTGCAGTCCGCCGACGAGACCGAGCGGCACAAGGGCACCGCCGGCATCGAGGACATGCTGCGCCGCGGCAACGCGGGCCAGGTGCGGGTACCCGGCAAGCACGGCAGCGCCCCGCGCGTGTACGAGACCGTCGTCGTCCTCATCGACGACCAGCCCGGCCAGCTGGCCCGCATCTTCGCCGACGCGGGACGGGCCGGGGTCAACATCGAGGACGTCCGCATCGAGCACGCCACCGGGCAGCAGGCCGGTCTGGTCCAGCTCTCCGTCGAGCCGAAGGCGGCGGCGGTGCTGAAGGAGGCGCTGCGGGAGCGGGGCTGGGCGCTGCGGCAGTAG
- a CDS encoding nucleotidyltransferase domain-containing protein, which yields MIEDLDLAPVVAEQPDPLLFATVSGAHLYGFPSQDSDVDLRGVHLLPAAALVGLREPEETRSRAWVRFGVELDLVTHDLRKFVRLMLRRNGYVLEQLLSPLVVHTGDTHRELAALAPGVLTGHHAHHYRGFAVTQWRLFEKTGELKPLLYTFRVLLTGIHLMRSAEVQAHLPTLLDEIDAPGYLPELIAAKAEREHGTAEVAHARVEADVERLHALLDEAQAASALPDAPTAYDALHDFVVRVRLHG from the coding sequence ATGATCGAAGACCTCGACCTCGCGCCCGTGGTCGCCGAACAGCCCGACCCGCTGCTGTTCGCGACCGTCTCCGGAGCCCACCTCTACGGCTTCCCCTCGCAGGACTCCGACGTGGACCTTCGCGGCGTCCATCTGCTCCCCGCCGCCGCCCTCGTCGGCCTGCGCGAGCCGGAGGAGACCCGCTCGCGGGCCTGGGTGCGGTTCGGTGTCGAGCTGGACCTCGTCACCCACGACCTGCGCAAGTTCGTACGGCTGATGCTCCGGCGCAACGGCTATGTGCTGGAGCAGCTGCTGTCGCCCCTGGTCGTGCACACCGGCGACACGCACCGGGAGCTGGCCGCGCTGGCGCCCGGTGTCCTTACCGGCCACCACGCCCACCACTACCGCGGGTTCGCGGTGACCCAGTGGCGGCTGTTCGAGAAGACCGGCGAACTCAAGCCGCTGCTCTACACGTTCCGGGTGCTGCTCACCGGCATCCACCTCATGCGCAGCGCCGAGGTCCAGGCCCATCTGCCCACGCTGCTGGACGAGATCGACGCCCCCGGCTATCTGCCCGAGCTGATAGCCGCCAAGGCGGAGCGGGAGCACGGCACCGCCGAGGTCGCCCACGCGCGCGTGGAGGCCGATGTGGAGCGGCTGCACGCCTTGCTCGACGAGGCCCAGGCCGCCTCAGCCCTCCCCGACGCGCCCACCGCGTACGACGCCCTGCACGACTTCGTGGTCCGTGTGCGGCTGCACGGCTGA
- a CDS encoding glycosyltransferase family 39 protein, with the protein MTVLDLRAAELRAPLLRRAAPALLGYAAVRALGLVVLAVWSAARGTSAYTLLTARWDALWYTRVAELGYGYEVRLPNGDVHSNLAFFPLLPWLERLLHAVTPLSYADAGFTVSLLASLAAAAGIFAVADRVYGPRAGLCAVLLWAVLPVGIVQSMAYSESLFTALAAWALYALLTGRWVSAGVLAALAGLTRPVGAAVVAAVWVTGVLSFVRDRRTPGARTPAGRRVLGMLLAPLGAAGYVLWVGHRTGKGPLGYLDVQAGWRNGFDGGYAFARFVADKFTSFPSALAGAGLIVGVALLLWLHLTGIRQRQPVALLVYTGVVLALALCASSYFGSKPRLLLPAFPVLLPLARALARLRTPKSVLVTVVLAVVAAVYGAFWLNGSGPP; encoded by the coding sequence GTGACCGTTCTTGACCTGCGCGCGGCCGAGCTCCGCGCCCCTCTGCTGCGCCGGGCGGCCCCGGCCCTGCTGGGCTATGCGGCGGTGCGCGCCCTGGGGCTGGTGGTGCTGGCGGTGTGGAGCGCCGCGCGCGGCACGAGCGCGTACACCTTGCTGACCGCGCGCTGGGACGCCCTCTGGTACACCCGGGTCGCCGAGCTGGGGTACGGCTACGAGGTACGGCTGCCGAACGGCGACGTCCACTCCAACCTGGCGTTCTTCCCGCTGCTGCCCTGGCTGGAGCGACTGCTGCACGCGGTCACGCCGCTGTCGTACGCGGACGCGGGGTTCACGGTCAGCCTGCTCGCGTCACTGGCCGCGGCGGCGGGGATCTTCGCGGTCGCGGACCGGGTGTACGGCCCCCGGGCCGGGCTCTGCGCGGTACTGCTGTGGGCCGTGTTGCCCGTGGGGATCGTGCAGTCGATGGCGTACAGCGAGTCGCTGTTCACGGCGCTCGCGGCCTGGGCGCTGTACGCGCTGCTGACCGGGCGGTGGGTGAGCGCCGGAGTGCTCGCGGCGCTGGCCGGGCTGACCCGGCCGGTGGGGGCGGCGGTGGTCGCTGCGGTGTGGGTCACGGGCGTGCTCTCCTTCGTACGGGACCGCCGCACGCCCGGCGCGCGGACGCCGGCCGGGCGCCGCGTCCTCGGCATGCTGCTCGCTCCGCTCGGAGCCGCCGGTTACGTCCTCTGGGTCGGGCACCGCACCGGCAAGGGTCCGCTCGGCTATCTGGACGTCCAGGCCGGCTGGCGCAACGGGTTCGACGGCGGCTATGCCTTCGCGCGTTTCGTGGCCGACAAGTTCACGTCATTTCCGTCCGCGCTCGCCGGCGCCGGCCTGATCGTCGGGGTCGCCCTGCTGCTGTGGCTCCACCTCACCGGCATCCGGCAGCGTCAGCCGGTCGCGCTGCTGGTGTACACGGGTGTCGTCCTCGCACTCGCCCTGTGCGCGTCGAGTTACTTCGGCTCCAAGCCCCGGCTGCTGCTGCCCGCCTTCCCGGTGCTGCTGCCGCTCGCCCGCGCCCTGGCCCGGTTGCGCACGCCGAAGTCCGTGCTGGTCACGGTGGTTCTGGCGGTCGTCGCGGCGGTCTACGGGGCGTTCTGGCTGAACGGCTCCGGTCCACCATGA
- a CDS encoding phosphatase PAP2 family protein, translating to MRTERNLTRRLDRVFARLDREPERPAHIDVPRMSRHRVVLFTATLAFYLAIVWAVVITSWLVRLDWQVMFFRPYQQWPQIHAFLDYYVVLGQRGPTAVMVAAWLGWRSWRQHTLRPLLTLAASLLLLNITVGAAKYGMGRLGPHYATVIGSNEMGLGGDIFPSGHTANAVVTWGILAYLASTPRARRWLSALSAITALGVGLTTVYLGTHWLSDVLLGWAAGLLILLALPWCEPLIARTEDWLFDLRDRWRARRGRPVAEPVVPVTPVVLKPRSAAPAGQPSPEREPVASTRASRGLAHLAPGPHTTRSERSPVTPVGSRRPPHTDHRVPRGTSQPARPLTGG from the coding sequence GTGCGTACCGAACGAAACCTCACCCGTCGGCTGGACCGGGTGTTCGCCAGACTCGACCGTGAGCCGGAACGACCGGCCCACATCGATGTCCCGAGGATGAGCCGGCACCGGGTCGTTCTGTTCACGGCGACCCTGGCTTTCTACCTGGCGATCGTGTGGGCCGTCGTGATCACGTCCTGGCTGGTCCGGCTCGACTGGCAGGTCATGTTCTTCCGGCCGTACCAGCAGTGGCCGCAGATCCACGCCTTCCTCGACTACTACGTGGTGCTCGGCCAGCGCGGCCCCACCGCCGTGATGGTCGCGGCCTGGCTCGGCTGGCGCTCCTGGCGGCAGCACACGCTCCGCCCACTGCTGACCCTGGCCGCCTCGCTGCTGCTGCTGAACATCACGGTCGGCGCCGCCAAGTACGGGATGGGGCGCCTCGGTCCGCACTACGCGACCGTGATCGGCTCGAACGAAATGGGCCTGGGCGGCGATATATTCCCCAGCGGCCACACCGCCAACGCGGTGGTGACCTGGGGAATCCTGGCGTATCTGGCCTCCACTCCGCGGGCGCGCCGCTGGCTGTCGGCGCTGTCGGCGATCACCGCGCTCGGCGTCGGCCTCACCACCGTCTACCTCGGTACGCACTGGCTGAGCGACGTGCTGCTGGGCTGGGCCGCGGGTCTGCTGATCCTGCTCGCGCTGCCGTGGTGCGAGCCGCTGATCGCCCGGACCGAGGACTGGCTGTTCGACCTGCGCGACCGCTGGCGGGCCCGCCGCGGCCGGCCCGTGGCCGAACCGGTCGTCCCGGTCACCCCGGTGGTGCTCAAGCCGCGCAGCGCCGCGCCGGCCGGGCAGCCGTCCCCGGAGCGCGAGCCGGTCGCCTCGACGCGGGCCTCGCGGGGGCTGGCGCACCTGGCTCCCGGGCCGCACACGACCCGCTCGGAGCGCAGCCCGGTCACCCCGGTGGGCAGCCGCCGCCCGCCGCACACCGACCACCGCGTCCCACGCGGCACCTCCCAGCCGGCCCGCCCCCTGACGGGCGGCTGA
- the der gene encoding ribosome biogenesis GTPase Der: MNDDIQPGDSAEHEYDHGALGDAEYAEFMELAAEEGFDIEDVEGAIEAAGHGPLPVLAVVGRPNVGKSTLVNRIIGRREAVVEDKPGVTRDRVTYEAEWAGRRFKVVDTGGWEQDVLGIDASVAAQAEYAIEAADAVVFVVDAKVGATDTDEAVVRLLRKAGKPVVLCANKVDGPSGEADAAYLWNLGLGEPHPVSALHGRGTGDMLDAVLEALPEAPEQTFGAGAIGGPRRIALIGRPNVGKSSLLNKVAGEERVVVNELAGTTRDPVDEMIELGGKTWKFVDTAGIRKRVHLQQGADYYASLRTAAAVEKAEVAVVLIDAADSISVQDQRIVTMAVEAGRALVLAYNKWDTLDEERRYYLEREIETELGQVAWAPRVNVSARTGRHMEKLVPAIETALAGWETRVPTGRLNAFLGELVSAHPHPVRGGKQPRILFGTQAGTKPPRFVLFASGFIEAGYRRFIERRLREEFGFEGTPIHISVRVREKRGAKKK; the protein is encoded by the coding sequence ATGAACGACGACATCCAGCCCGGCGACTCGGCTGAGCACGAGTACGACCACGGGGCTCTCGGCGACGCCGAGTACGCGGAGTTCATGGAGCTCGCCGCGGAAGAGGGCTTCGACATCGAGGACGTCGAGGGCGCCATCGAAGCGGCAGGTCACGGCCCGCTGCCCGTGCTCGCCGTCGTCGGCCGCCCCAATGTCGGCAAGTCGACCCTGGTGAACCGGATCATCGGCCGCCGCGAGGCGGTCGTCGAGGACAAGCCGGGCGTCACCCGCGACCGCGTGACCTACGAGGCCGAGTGGGCGGGCCGCCGCTTCAAGGTCGTCGACACCGGCGGCTGGGAGCAGGACGTCCTCGGCATCGACGCCTCCGTCGCCGCCCAGGCCGAGTACGCGATCGAGGCGGCCGACGCGGTCGTCTTCGTCGTGGACGCCAAGGTCGGCGCGACCGACACCGACGAGGCGGTCGTCCGGCTGCTGCGCAAGGCCGGCAAGCCCGTCGTGCTGTGCGCCAACAAGGTCGACGGCCCGAGCGGCGAGGCCGACGCGGCGTACCTGTGGAACCTGGGCCTCGGCGAGCCGCACCCCGTCTCCGCCCTGCACGGCCGCGGCACCGGCGACATGCTGGACGCCGTCCTGGAGGCGCTGCCCGAGGCACCCGAGCAGACCTTCGGCGCCGGCGCCATCGGCGGCCCCCGCCGTATCGCGCTCATCGGCCGCCCCAACGTCGGCAAGTCCTCCCTGCTGAACAAGGTGGCCGGCGAGGAGCGCGTCGTCGTCAACGAGCTGGCGGGCACCACCCGCGACCCGGTCGACGAGATGATCGAACTCGGCGGCAAGACCTGGAAGTTCGTGGACACCGCCGGCATCCGCAAGCGCGTCCACCTCCAGCAGGGCGCCGACTACTACGCCTCCCTGCGCACCGCGGCGGCCGTGGAGAAGGCCGAGGTCGCGGTCGTCCTCATCGACGCCGCCGACAGCATCTCGGTGCAGGACCAGCGGATCGTCACGATGGCCGTCGAGGCGGGCCGCGCCCTGGTCCTCGCCTACAACAAGTGGGACACCCTCGACGAGGAGCGCCGCTACTACCTGGAGCGGGAGATCGAGACCGAGCTCGGCCAGGTCGCCTGGGCGCCCCGGGTGAACGTCTCGGCGCGCACCGGCCGCCACATGGAGAAGCTGGTCCCGGCGATCGAGACCGCCCTGGCCGGCTGGGAGACGCGCGTCCCCACCGGCCGCCTCAACGCCTTCCTCGGCGAGCTGGTCTCGGCCCACCCGCACCCGGTCCGCGGTGGCAAGCAGCCGCGCATCCTGTTCGGCACCCAGGCCGGCACCAAGCCCCCGCGCTTCGTCCTCTTCGCCTCCGGCTTCATCGAGGCGGGCTACCGCCGCTTCATCGAGCGCCGGCTGCGCGAGGAGTTCGGCTTCGAGGGCACCCCGATCCACATCTCGGTGCGGGTGCGCGAGAAGCGCGGCGCGAAGAAGAAGTAG
- a CDS encoding I78 family peptidase inhibitor codes for MASIPTPPAEPQDSPDGYVGLDAADAERLARQRGWSTVRSLPPGAIITMEYRVGRLNFEVRDGRVARAWKG; via the coding sequence ATGGCATCGATCCCCACTCCGCCGGCGGAGCCCCAGGACAGTCCGGACGGTTACGTCGGCCTCGACGCCGCCGACGCCGAGCGGCTCGCTCGGCAGCGGGGCTGGTCGACGGTACGGTCGCTGCCGCCGGGCGCGATCATCACCATGGAGTACCGGGTGGGACGGCTGAACTTCGAGGTGCGCGACGGCCGGGTGGCCCGCGCCTGGAAGGGCTGA
- a CDS encoding lysophospholipid acyltransferase family protein, which translates to MYGLWQPRVLGAWKVPATGPAIFAVNHSHNIDGPMVMGVAPRPTHFLIKQEAFVGPLGSFLTGIGQLKVDRASADRTAISQALGVLEAGGVLGIFPEGTRGEGDFAALRAGLAYFAVRSGAPIVPVAVLGSAEQPGRLIKALPPLRSRVDVVFGDPFDAGDGTGRRTRKALDEATERIQKQLTSHLENARRLTGR; encoded by the coding sequence ATGTACGGCCTGTGGCAGCCGAGGGTGCTCGGCGCCTGGAAGGTGCCGGCCACCGGCCCGGCGATCTTCGCGGTGAACCACTCCCACAACATCGACGGCCCGATGGTCATGGGCGTGGCACCCCGGCCGACGCACTTCCTGATCAAGCAGGAGGCGTTCGTCGGCCCGCTGGGCTCCTTCCTGACCGGCATCGGCCAGCTGAAGGTGGACCGCGCCTCCGCCGACCGCACCGCCATCAGCCAGGCCCTCGGCGTCCTTGAGGCCGGCGGCGTGCTGGGCATCTTCCCGGAGGGCACCCGCGGCGAGGGCGACTTCGCCGCGCTGCGGGCCGGGCTCGCCTACTTCGCCGTACGCAGCGGGGCGCCGATCGTGCCCGTCGCGGTGCTGGGAAGCGCGGAGCAGCCCGGACGGTTGATAAAGGCGCTGCCCCCGCTGCGCTCCCGTGTCGACGTCGTCTTCGGCGACCCGTTCGACGCGGGCGACGGCACGGGGCGGCGTACGCGCAAGGCGCTGGACGAGGCGACCGAGCGCATCCAGAAGCAGCTCACCAGCCACCTGGAAAACGCCAGGCGCCTGACCGGGCGCTAG
- a CDS encoding transglycosylase family protein, protein MSECADTTRSTARQDGARKGRTTAALAGAALLAPLGLLAATGNAAAADNGVWDRIAQCESGGNWHINTGNGYYGGLQFSASTWRAYGGTAYAPTADQASRSAQIAVATKVQQAQGWGAWPVCSGRAGAYGAAPAADHTGSSGAASATADSKGVTTKSAPAERSAPAKTPERAENHQGRGASRGDYTVREGDTLSAIAERHGTIWQRIYAANKKVIGDDPNLIVPGQRLAL, encoded by the coding sequence ATGTCCGAGTGTGCCGATACCACCCGTAGCACCGCTCGTCAGGACGGCGCCCGCAAGGGCCGTACGACGGCCGCGCTCGCCGGAGCCGCGCTGCTCGCCCCGCTGGGGCTGCTGGCCGCGACCGGCAACGCCGCCGCGGCGGACAACGGGGTGTGGGACCGCATCGCCCAGTGCGAGAGCGGCGGCAACTGGCACATCAACACCGGCAACGGCTACTACGGCGGACTCCAGTTCTCCGCCTCGACCTGGCGCGCGTACGGTGGCACCGCCTACGCCCCGACGGCCGACCAGGCCTCCAGGAGCGCGCAGATCGCCGTCGCCACCAAGGTCCAGCAGGCCCAGGGCTGGGGCGCCTGGCCCGTCTGTTCGGGCCGCGCCGGAGCCTATGGCGCGGCTCCGGCGGCCGACCACACCGGTTCCTCCGGTGCGGCGTCCGCCACAGCCGACTCGAAGGGCGTGACGACGAAGTCCGCCCCGGCCGAGAGGTCCGCCCCGGCGAAGACGCCGGAACGCGCGGAGAATCACCAGGGCCGCGGCGCCTCGCGCGGTGACTACACCGTCCGCGAGGGCGACACCCTGAGCGCCATCGCCGAACGGCACGGCACCATCTGGCAGCGGATCTACGCCGCCAACAAGAAGGTCATCGGCGACGACCCGAACCTGATCGTGCCCGGCCAGCGCCTGGCACTCTGA